In the genome of Candidatus Saccharibacteria bacterium oral taxon 488, one region contains:
- a CDS encoding ATP-binding cassette domain-containing protein: MNAITATNLTKRYGDFVAVDSLNLSIEKGELFSLLGVNGAGKTTLIKMLSCLSQPTQGDAILLGNSITEKPQAVKQMINVSPQETAVAGNLSVRENLELIAGLYGQSAHNASESASRMASQFKLETVEHKKAKHLSGGMQRRLSIAMALISNPKILFIDEPTLGLDIFSRRELWEAIQLLKGTVTTLLTTHYLEEIEALSDRVGVMARGKLVAIGTVAELQKQTNTRTLEDAFVALVGGIR, translated from the coding sequence ATGAATGCAATCACCGCGACCAACTTAACAAAACGCTACGGTGACTTTGTCGCAGTCGACAGCCTTAATCTATCAATTGAAAAGGGTGAGTTATTTTCACTACTTGGTGTCAATGGTGCAGGTAAGACGACATTGATTAAAATGTTATCTTGCTTAAGCCAACCAACACAAGGTGATGCTATTTTACTCGGCAATAGTATTACCGAAAAACCTCAGGCAGTCAAACAGATGATCAACGTTTCACCGCAAGAAACTGCTGTAGCTGGTAATTTATCAGTCCGCGAGAATCTCGAACTGATTGCTGGACTCTACGGACAATCTGCTCATAACGCCAGTGAGAGCGCCTCACGTATGGCAAGCCAATTCAAGCTCGAAACTGTCGAACATAAAAAAGCTAAGCATTTGTCTGGCGGCATGCAGCGACGCCTGTCGATCGCCATGGCGCTCATCTCAAATCCAAAAATATTATTCATTGACGAACCAACGCTAGGTCTTGATATTTTTTCGCGCCGTGAGTTATGGGAGGCGATCCAGTTGCTCAAAGGTACAGTGACGACGCTGTTGACAACTCACTATCTCGAGGAAATTGAAGCATTGTCTGATCGTGTCGGCGTTATGGCGCGCGGCAAGCTCGTGGCGATCGGTACAGTAGCAGAACTGCAAAAACAAACCAATACACGCACTCTCGAGGATGCGTTTGTCGCACTTGTAGGAGGTATTCGATGA
- a CDS encoding LemA family protein — MDAVIITLIIVGVVIVLIVAFLIGTYNGLVTLRNRVEEAWSDITVQLKRRTDLIPNLVNSVKGYATHEKEVFEKVTEARSAIMGAKGVADTAQAENMLEGALKSLFAVAEAYPELKANENFLQLQQELVDTEDKIQASRRFYNGGVRDLNTRIQRFPANMVAGMFGFQAKEFFEVADRASVENPVEVKF; from the coding sequence ATGGATGCAGTAATAATAACCTTAATTATCGTTGGTGTCGTTATCGTTCTGATCGTGGCGTTTTTGATCGGTACGTACAACGGACTGGTGACGCTGCGTAACCGCGTCGAGGAAGCATGGAGTGATATCACTGTCCAGCTCAAACGCCGGACTGACTTGATTCCAAACCTGGTCAACTCAGTCAAGGGCTATGCGACACACGAAAAAGAAGTGTTTGAAAAGGTTACTGAAGCGCGGTCGGCTATTATGGGTGCCAAAGGCGTGGCCGATACGGCTCAGGCAGAGAATATGTTAGAGGGTGCCCTAAAGAGCCTGTTCGCTGTCGCTGAGGCGTATCCGGAACTGAAGGCTAATGAGAACTTCTTACAACTGCAGCAAGAACTGGTCGATACGGAGGACAAGATTCAGGCGTCGCGTCGCTTTTATAATGGCGGCGTTCGCGATTTGAACACAAGGATTCAAAGGTTCCCAGCTAACATGGTTGCCGGCATGTTCGGCTTCCAGGCCAAGGAGTTCTTTGAGGTTGCTGATCGAGCAAGTGTTGAGAATCCAGTCGAGGTGAAATTCTAA
- a CDS encoding AbrB/MazE/SpoVT family DNA-binding domain-containing protein, with protein MTKPKSRHAWTVKVGERGQIVIPKEARDIFNIKPGDTLIMLGDKQQGIAIPTKNKVIDTITAVLNDTEIKL; from the coding sequence ATGACAAAACCAAAGAGTAGACATGCTTGGACAGTCAAGGTTGGCGAACGCGGGCAAATTGTGATACCCAAAGAGGCACGAGATATTTTTAATATCAAGCCTGGCGATACACTTATCATGCTCGGCGACAAGCAGCAAGGAATTGCTATTCCGACTAAGAATAAAGTCATTGATACAATCACCGCCGTACTCAATGATACGGAGATAAAATTATGA